The genomic region AGGACGTTCAGCAGCGATACGTCCTCGGCTCGCTGTTCCAGCTCGAGACCGAGGGCAAGGCGATCATCCGCCCGCTCCTCATGCGACTCGACCTCTCGATGCTCGAGGATCCCGAGGGCAGAGCCGGAGGCATGTCGGGCGCCGACGGCCTGAACGCCCTTCCCTGGGCGGAGCGTTTCGGCGCGATCCAGGAGATCGTGAAGGCGAACTACCTGCCGCGCTACCTGGAGCTCGCGACGCTCGTGTCGGCGGACGAGGATCCGGAGGCGGCGCGCATCGCGACCTTCATGGGCAGGCACGAGCGCGCGGTCGTCGAGGTGGCGGCGAACGTCCTCGCGGGCAAGCCGGATCCGGTCGCGCCGGTCGCGGCGCTGCTGACCTTCCCCCTGCCGCGTCCCGCCTGACCGCCTACGGCGTTCGATCGAGAACGGCCTCGCAGACGTCCGCCCGGATCGCATGGCCGCCGCAGCCGAGATGCCGGCCGTCGGTGTCCCGCCACATGACGGAAGCGTCCCACGTCGCGGGCATCCACGAATCGAAGTCCACGACCCGCTCGGCCGGGACGGAGGCGCGAATGAGCGCGTTGAGCGCCTGGATCTCCGGATTGTAGTCGACCGGATCCGGGGGCGAATAGATCGGTGGCACGGTCGCAACGAACGGCACCACGCAGTCGCCGTTCGCATGACACCAGGCCGCCGCCTGATCGTAGAGCTGTTGCAGGTTTGCCCAGGCCGCCTCCGCGGTCCCCACTACGATGTCGTTCGTCCCGAGGGAGATGAGGACGGCGTCGGGATCGAATGCCGCGAGCAACGGAGCGAGGACGTCGCCCGCGACCCACGAGGCGGCGGACGATCCGAAATCGCCCTCGTCGAGGATGGTCACGTCGAGCGGATCGTACCGGCTCTGCAACACGATCGGGTACGCGCACGCGATGAAGGTGGTGTTCGAGTCCCCGACCATCATCCATTCCCGGACGCCGTTCCCGTTCCCGTCGGCCACGCAACCAATGCACGCGGGCGCGGTCGTCGAGGTCGGCGGCGTGGTCGTCGACGTGGTGGTCGTGGTGGTGGCGGTCAGCAACGCCGTGACGGTCCCGTCGACGAATGCATCGACCGTCGAAGCGACCCCCGCGCACGATACCGGCACCAGGCATCCGCCCGCGGCGTTCGCGCCGAGGCATCGCCCCTGGAAGGAGCGATCACACCCGTCGAGACAGGCCGACGACACGGGCACGCTCTGCCGGATCGCGGTCGCGTGACACTTGAGGCGGCAGGACGCACGCCGGCCGGCGTACTGGTACTGCTTGCCCGTGCACGCGCTCCGTCCGGCGAGCCCGAGCGTACCCTCCAGCGCGACGACGAGCGCGCCGACCTGGTCGGCGACCGCACCCTCGTCCCCGGCGACGATGCAGTCCCCCTTGCGATCGGCGCGGGCCCAGGCGAGCCCCAGCTTCGAGCGGCATCGATCGTGGCAGTCCGAGCTGGGGCCAGAGCCGCTGCGCAACGCGGCGGCGTCACAGCGCGCCCTGCACAGACTCTCCTTCCCAGCCGCGTTCGCCTTGTCGCTCGGACAGAGTCGACCGGACGCATGCGACGCTGCGGGTCCTGCGAGCGCGACGGCGAGGAGCGCGCCCACGAGTGTGCCCGTGCGGACATGCATGCACGGGGACCATCGTTCCGGGACCACGTCCTGTCAACCCGAAAGTCGGGCCGTCAGCCGTCGCGGTCCTGCTTCTGCCGGAAGAACTCCACAGTGCGACGCAGCCCGTCCTTGATGGGCACCTCGGGCTTCCACCCGAACGCCGCCGCGGCATGCCGGACGTCGACCACGCTGCGGCGCTGCTCGCCCGGCTTCGCCGGACCGTGGCGCACCTCGCTCTTGCTCGCCGAGACCTCGAGCAGCAGCGCCGCCAGGCGGTTCACGTCGGTCTCGACGCCGGTGCCGATGTTGACCGGACCCGTCGCGTCCTTCTCCAGTGCGAGCAGGCTCATACGCGCGACGTCGCCCACGTAGACATAGTCGCGCGTCTGCGTGCCGTCGCCGTTCACCGTGACGGGCTCGCCGCGCAGCATCTTGCCCGAGAAGATCGCGACGACCCCCGCCTCGCCGTGCGGATCCTGCCGCGGGCCGTAGACGTTGGCGTAGCGGAAGGCGCAGAACGGGAGCTTGTACTCGCTCATGAAGAAGTAGGCGTACAGCTCGCTCGCCCGCTTCGAGACGCCGTAGGGGCTCACGGGCCAGGTCGGATGCGTCTCCGGCGCCGGGAACGCCTCCTGCTCGCCGTAGACCGCGCCGCCCGACGACACGAGCAGCACCTTCTTCACCTGCGCGTCGCGCGCCGCCTTCAGCAGCTCGATCGTGCCGAGGATGTTCGTGCGCGCGTCGAAGATCGGGTCGGCGACCGACTTCCGCACGTCCATCTGGGCGGCGTGATGGTTCAGGACGTCGGGCTTCTCGGCACGGATGAGATCGGCGGTCTTGGGATCGAGGATGTCGAGCTCGAAGAAGCGCGCTTTCGGGTTCAGGTTCTCGCGCTTCCCGGTCGCGAGGTTGTCGACGACCAGGACCTCGTGGCCGGCCGACAGACACAGGTCCACCACGTGCGAGCCGATGAAGCCCGCACCGCCCGTCACCAGGATCTTCATACCTTGCCCTTGAAGTACTCGATCGTCTTGCGCAGGCCGTCTTCGAGGCCCACCTTCGGTTCCCAGCCGAGGAGCTTCCGGGCGCGCGTGATGTCGGGGTTCCGCACCTTCGGGTCGTCGACCGGCAGGGGGCGGAAGACGATCTCGCTCTTCGAGCCGGTGAGCGCTCTGATCTTCTCGGCGAACTGCAGGATGGTCGTCTCGGTCGGGTTGCCGAGGTTCACCGGGCCCTTGTCGTAGTCCGAGCGCAGCAGGCGCACGATCCCCTCGACCAGGTCGGCCACGTAGCAGAAGCTGCGCGTCTGCGAGCCGTCGCCGTACACGGTGATGGGCTCGCCGCGGAGCGCCTGCGCCGCGAAGTTCGGCACGACACGCCCGTCGTTGAGCCGCATACGCGGGCCGTGCGTGTTGAAGATGCGCACGATGCGCGTCTGCACGCCGTGCGTGCGGTGGTAGGCCATGGTCATGGCCTCGGCGAAGCGCTTCGCCTCGTCGTACACGCCGCGCGGGCCGATGGGGTTCACGTTTCCCCAGTAGTCCTCGTTCTGCGGGTGCACGAGCGGATCGCCGTAGCATTCCGACGTCGACGCGAGCAGGAAGCGCGCGTTCTTCACCTTGGCGAGGCCGAGGGCCTTGTGCGTGCCGAGCGAGCCGACCTTGAGGGTCTGGATCGGCTTCTCGAGGTAGTCGACCGGGCTCGCCGGCGACGCGAAGTGCAGGATCGCGTCGACCGCGCCCGCGACGTAGATGTAGTTCGTCACGTCCTGCTGGATGAACGAGAAACGCGGATTCGCGAACAGGTGCGCGATGTTGTCCGGCGACCCCGTGAGGAAGTTGTCCATGCAGATCACGTCGTCGCCGTCGGCCAGGAAGCGCTCGCAGAGGTGCGAG from Candidatus Eisenbacteria bacterium harbors:
- a CDS encoding SGNH/GDSL hydrolase family protein, whose translation is MHVRTGTLVGALLAVALAGPAASHASGRLCPSDKANAAGKESLCRARCDAAALRSGSGPSSDCHDRCRSKLGLAWARADRKGDCIVAGDEGAVADQVGALVVALEGTLGLAGRSACTGKQYQYAGRRASCRLKCHATAIRQSVPVSSACLDGCDRSFQGRCLGANAAGGCLVPVSCAGVASTVDAFVDGTVTALLTATTTTTTSTTTPPTSTTAPACIGCVADGNGNGVREWMMVGDSNTTFIACAYPIVLQSRYDPLDVTILDEGDFGSSAASWVAGDVLAPLLAAFDPDAVLISLGTNDIVVGTAEAAWANLQQLYDQAAAWCHANGDCVVPFVATVPPIYSPPDPVDYNPEIQALNALIRASVPAERVVDFDSWMPATWDASVMWRDTDGRHLGCGGHAIRADVCEAVLDRTP
- a CDS encoding NAD-dependent epimerase/dehydratase family protein; protein product: MKILVTGGAGFIGSHVVDLCLSAGHEVLVVDNLATGKRENLNPKARFFELDILDPKTADLIRAEKPDVLNHHAAQMDVRKSVADPIFDARTNILGTIELLKAARDAQVKKVLLVSSGGAVYGEQEAFPAPETHPTWPVSPYGVSKRASELYAYFFMSEYKLPFCAFRYANVYGPRQDPHGEAGVVAIFSGKMLRGEPVTVNGDGTQTRDYVYVGDVARMSLLALEKDATGPVNIGTGVETDVNRLAALLLEVSASKSEVRHGPAKPGEQRRSVVDVRHAAAAFGWKPEVPIKDGLRRTVEFFRQKQDRDG
- a CDS encoding UDP-glucuronic acid decarboxylase family protein — encoded protein: MGRVLITGGAGFIGSHLCERFLADGDDVICMDNFLTGSPDNIAHLFANPRFSFIQQDVTNYIYVAGAVDAILHFASPASPVDYLEKPIQTLKVGSLGTHKALGLAKVKNARFLLASTSECYGDPLVHPQNEDYWGNVNPIGPRGVYDEAKRFAEAMTMAYHRTHGVQTRIVRIFNTHGPRMRLNDGRVVPNFAAQALRGEPITVYGDGSQTRSFCYVADLVEGIVRLLRSDYDKGPVNLGNPTETTILQFAEKIRALTGSKSEIVFRPLPVDDPKVRNPDITRARKLLGWEPKVGLEDGLRKTIEYFKGKV